A DNA window from Rhizobium jaguaris contains the following coding sequences:
- a CDS encoding N-acetylmuramoyl-L-alanine amidase → MLKGLRHATENSVRALRIAAAALAVTALSILSPLVTAMAAADPLLAYGARIAGDDARTRIVIDMDREPTFSVHYLDNPVRVVIDLPATAFGFPAADLKPVGLFKDIRYGTMDEDSARIVLTAAKPVKLVMAKVQPDESGKGHRLVLDAEMLPAEQFAELIKQQSWTNDDTAKDVGPVAPMEKADPGSFLVAVDAGHGGIDAGATASDGVTQEKEITLTFAKLLADKLNAQPGVKAFLTRDKDEYLSLSQRVTIARQNHATLFISLHADTLKQKDIRGATVYTISDKASDKLAGEVADRENNSDQLAGADTQTQPAAVADILMDLTRRETQAFSISLAQDVLTSFNGQISMINNPHRHAGFRVLQAPDVPSILLELGFLSNKDDEKLLLDPDWRQKLADRLTEAVKQYRVSTIANGG, encoded by the coding sequence TTGTTAAAGGGATTGCGGCATGCGACGGAGAACAGCGTGAGGGCTTTGCGAATTGCAGCAGCGGCCCTCGCAGTGACGGCTCTTTCAATCCTTTCGCCGCTTGTGACGGCAATGGCCGCCGCCGATCCCTTGCTCGCCTATGGTGCGCGTATTGCCGGCGACGATGCCCGCACCCGAATCGTCATCGATATGGATCGCGAGCCGACGTTCTCGGTCCATTATCTCGACAACCCCGTGCGCGTTGTCATCGATCTTCCGGCAACGGCTTTTGGCTTTCCGGCCGCTGATCTGAAGCCGGTCGGCCTCTTCAAGGATATACGCTACGGCACCATGGATGAGGACAGTGCCCGCATCGTGCTGACGGCGGCAAAGCCCGTGAAACTGGTCATGGCCAAGGTGCAGCCCGACGAAAGCGGTAAGGGGCATCGCCTCGTACTCGACGCCGAGATGCTGCCTGCCGAGCAATTTGCGGAGCTGATCAAGCAGCAGAGCTGGACCAACGATGACACCGCAAAGGATGTAGGTCCGGTGGCGCCGATGGAAAAGGCCGATCCAGGCTCCTTTCTCGTGGCTGTCGACGCCGGTCATGGCGGTATCGACGCTGGCGCGACGGCAAGCGACGGGGTCACGCAGGAAAAGGAAATTACGCTCACCTTCGCCAAGCTCCTGGCTGACAAGCTGAATGCCCAGCCCGGCGTCAAGGCCTTTCTGACCCGCGACAAGGACGAATATCTGTCGTTGTCACAGCGGGTGACCATCGCTCGACAGAACCATGCCACGCTGTTCATCTCGCTGCATGCCGACACGCTGAAGCAAAAGGACATCCGAGGCGCCACTGTCTACACGATCTCCGACAAGGCCTCCGATAAGCTCGCAGGCGAAGTTGCCGATCGCGAAAACAATTCCGATCAGCTCGCTGGTGCGGACACGCAGACCCAGCCCGCTGCCGTCGCCGATATTCTGATGGATTTGACGCGGCGCGAGACCCAGGCTTTTTCCATATCGCTGGCGCAGGACGTGTTGACCTCGTTCAACGGCCAGATCTCCATGATCAACAATCCGCATCGCCATGCCGGCTTCCGCGTGCTGCAAGCACCCGACGTTCCATCGATTTTGCTCGAACTTGGCTTCCTTTCGAACAAGGATGATGAGAAGCTGTTGCTCGATCCTGATTGGCGGCAGAAATTGGCCGACCGGCTGACCGAGGCCGTGAAACAATATCGCGTTTCGACCATTGCGAACGGCGGGTGA
- a CDS encoding penicillin-binding protein 1A — MVRLIGYFFGLGCILFLGAAAAAAIYLSVVSKDLPDYEVLAKYAPPVTTRIHAGNGALMKEYSRENRLFLPIQAIPDRVKAAFLSAEDKNFYNHPGVDVGGLMRAVAVNLQNIGSGRKFVGASTITQQVAKNFLLSADQTFDRKIKEAILSFRIEQTYSKDKILELYLNEIYFGLNSYGIAGAALTYFDKSVNELTIADSAYLASLPKGPSNYNPFRHADAAMTRRNWVIDRMVENGYVSQSDGEDAKKQPLGVVPPKNGPSLFASDYFSEEVRRQLIDQYGEKMLYEGGLSVRTSLDPQMQLEARKALQDGLVDYDERRGFHGPIKQIATSQDWGPELAKIPTLSDVPEWQLAVVLSVSDQTVDIGLQPDVDAAGKVAGDRKRGTIAAADMRWAYRSANAGKTAKSPSGVLNAGDVIYVQKTGDADSSTYRLRQPPKVQGGLVAMDPHTGRVLAMVGGFSYAQSEFNRATQAKRQPGSSFKPFVYAAAMDNGYTPASVILDDPLQITLSNGQVWKPENYEGEGGGAHTLRFAIEHSRNLMTVRLAADMGMPLVAEYAERFGIYDHMNPVLAMALGAGETTVLRMVSAYSVIANGGKQIKPTLIDRIQDRYGATIFKHEERVCDTCNFGDWQNQDEPVIADNREQVLDPMTAYQVTSMMQGVVIRGTAAGKVKLNTDVAGKTGTTNDEKDAWFVGFTPSLVAGLYIGYDTPNTLGRGATGGSIAAPIFNEFMQAATKDQPPQKFQVPAGMNMMAVNRATGMAAQPGDPDAIMEAFKPGTGPATTYTVIGGGDASAQVAPEEILKTSPQANQAVTSGAGGLF; from the coding sequence ATGGTCAGACTGATTGGATATTTCTTTGGGCTGGGCTGCATCCTGTTCCTGGGTGCGGCTGCGGCTGCGGCTATTTATCTGAGCGTCGTCTCCAAAGATCTGCCCGACTACGAGGTTCTCGCGAAATATGCGCCGCCGGTGACGACCCGCATTCATGCCGGCAACGGTGCGCTGATGAAGGAATATTCGCGGGAAAACCGCCTGTTCCTGCCGATCCAGGCCATTCCCGACCGCGTCAAGGCCGCTTTCCTCTCAGCAGAAGATAAGAATTTCTATAATCATCCCGGTGTCGATGTCGGTGGCCTGATGCGCGCCGTCGCCGTCAACCTCCAGAACATCGGTTCTGGCCGCAAGTTTGTCGGCGCATCGACCATCACGCAGCAGGTCGCCAAGAATTTCCTGCTTTCAGCCGACCAGACCTTCGACCGCAAGATCAAGGAAGCGATCCTCTCCTTCCGCATCGAGCAGACCTACAGCAAGGACAAGATCCTCGAACTCTATCTCAACGAGATTTATTTCGGCCTCAATTCCTATGGTATCGCCGGTGCTGCGCTCACCTATTTCGACAAGTCGGTGAATGAGCTGACCATTGCCGATTCGGCCTATCTCGCTTCGCTGCCGAAGGGTCCGTCCAACTATAATCCGTTCCGCCATGCCGACGCCGCGATGACCCGCCGCAACTGGGTTATCGACCGCATGGTCGAGAACGGCTATGTCAGCCAAAGCGACGGCGAGGACGCCAAGAAGCAGCCGCTCGGCGTCGTGCCGCCGAAGAACGGCCCGTCGCTTTTCGCCTCGGATTATTTTTCCGAAGAAGTTCGCCGCCAGTTGATCGACCAATACGGCGAGAAGATGCTTTATGAGGGCGGACTTTCGGTACGCACCTCGCTCGATCCGCAAATGCAACTGGAAGCGCGTAAGGCACTGCAGGACGGTCTCGTCGACTATGACGAGCGCCGCGGCTTCCACGGCCCGATCAAGCAGATCGCGACCTCGCAGGACTGGGGTCCGGAGCTCGCCAAGATTCCCACGTTGAGCGATGTGCCGGAATGGCAGTTGGCCGTCGTGCTCTCGGTCTCCGACCAGACGGTCGATATCGGCCTGCAGCCGGATGTCGACGCCGCCGGCAAGGTCGCAGGTGACCGCAAGCGTGGTACGATCGCCGCCGCCGACATGCGCTGGGCCTATCGCTCGGCCAATGCCGGCAAGACGGCGAAATCGCCGAGCGGGGTGCTGAACGCTGGTGATGTGATCTACGTCCAGAAGACCGGCGATGCCGATTCCAGCACCTATCGCCTGCGCCAGCCTCCGAAGGTCCAAGGTGGCCTCGTCGCGATGGACCCGCATACCGGCCGCGTGCTCGCCATGGTCGGCGGTTTCTCCTATGCGCAATCGGAGTTCAACCGCGCCACCCAGGCAAAGCGCCAGCCGGGTTCGTCCTTCAAGCCCTTTGTTTACGCCGCGGCCATGGACAATGGCTATACGCCGGCTTCGGTCATTCTCGACGATCCGCTCCAGATCACGCTCAGCAACGGGCAGGTGTGGAAGCCGGAGAACTATGAAGGCGAGGGCGGCGGTGCCCATACGCTGCGCTTCGCCATCGAGCATTCGCGCAACCTGATGACGGTGCGTCTCGCCGCCGATATGGGCATGCCGCTGGTCGCCGAATATGCCGAACGCTTCGGTATCTACGACCATATGAATCCAGTGCTTGCCATGGCGCTTGGCGCCGGCGAGACGACGGTGCTGCGCATGGTTTCCGCCTACTCGGTCATCGCCAATGGCGGCAAGCAGATCAAGCCGACATTGATCGACCGCATTCAGGACCGTTACGGCGCGACCATCTTCAAGCACGAGGAACGTGTCTGCGACACCTGTAATTTCGGCGACTGGCAGAACCAGGATGAGCCCGTCATCGCCGACAATCGCGAGCAGGTGCTTGATCCGATGACTGCGTATCAGGTCACGTCGATGATGCAGGGCGTCGTCATCCGAGGCACGGCAGCCGGCAAGGTGAAGCTTAATACCGATGTCGCCGGCAAGACCGGCACGACCAATGATGAGAAGGATGCCTGGTTCGTCGGCTTTACGCCGAGCCTCGTCGCCGGCCTCTACATCGGCTACGACACGCCCAATACACTCGGCCGCGGCGCGACCGGCGGCTCGATCGCCGCGCCGATCTTCAATGAGTTCATGCAGGCTGCCACCAAGGATCAGCCGCCGCAGAAGTTCCAGGTCCCGGCAGGCATGAACATGATGGCCGTCAACCGCGCGACCGGCATGGCCGCGCAGCCCGGTGATCCAGACGCCATCATGGAGGCTTTTAAGCCCGGTACCGGCCCGGCCACGACCTACACGGTCATCGGCGGTGGCGATGCGTCGGCGCAGGTCGCGCCCGAGGAAATTCTGAAGACCTCGCCGCAGGCCAACCAGGCGGTCACGTCAGGTGCGGGCGGCCTCTTCTGA
- the prfB gene encoding peptide chain release factor 2 (programmed frameshift) — MRAEIENVVDETKQAISLLRRHLDWDQAVRRLDWLNNKAEDPTLWNDATEAQKLMRERQQLDDGINGVRALERQLADNVELVELGEEEGDADVVREAEEALKGLKAEAARRQVEAMLSGEADSNDTYLEVHSGAGGTESQDWANMLLRMYTRWAERQRFKVELLEVHDGEEAGIKSATLLVKGHNAYGWLKTESGVHRLVRISPYDSNARRHTSFSSIWVYPVVDDSIQIEINESDCRIDTYRSSGAGGQHVNTTDSAVRITHIPTGIVVQCQQERSQHKNRAKAWDMLRARMYEAELMKREEAANAEAASKTDIGWGHQIRSYVLQPYQLVKDLRTGVASTAPDDVLDGDLSEFMEAALAHRISGAADAVVDDVD, encoded by the exons ATGCGAGCGGAAATCGAGAATGTAGTCGACGAAACCAAGCAGGCCATAAGCCTGCTGAGGAGGCATCTT GACTGGGATCAGGCGGTAAGACGACTGGACTGGTTGAACAACAAGGCAGAGGACCCGACCCTTTGGAACGATGCCACCGAAGCGCAGAAGCTGATGCGCGAGCGCCAGCAGCTTGATGACGGCATCAACGGCGTGCGCGCTCTTGAGCGTCAGCTTGCCGACAATGTCGAGCTGGTCGAGCTTGGCGAGGAAGAGGGCGATGCCGACGTCGTCCGCGAGGCCGAAGAGGCTCTCAAGGGCTTGAAGGCGGAGGCTGCGCGCCGGCAAGTGGAAGCCATGCTGTCGGGCGAGGCCGATTCCAACGACACCTACCTGGAAGTCCATTCCGGCGCCGGCGGTACCGAGAGCCAGGACTGGGCGAACATGCTGTTGCGCATGTACACCCGTTGGGCAGAGCGTCAGCGCTTCAAGGTGGAACTGCTCGAAGTCCATGACGGCGAAGAAGCTGGCATCAAATCGGCGACGCTTCTGGTCAAGGGCCACAATGCCTATGGCTGGCTGAAGACCGAATCGGGCGTTCACCGCCTGGTGCGCATCTCGCCCTATGACAGCAACGCCCGTCGTCATACCTCCTTCTCGTCGATCTGGGTCTACCCGGTCGTCGACGACTCGATACAGATCGAGATCAATGAAAGCGACTGCCGCATCGACACCTATCGTTCGTCCGGCGCCGGCGGCCAGCACGTCAATACAACGGACTCGGCGGTGCGCATTACGCACATCCCGACCGGTATCGTCGTGCAGTGCCAGCAGGAACGCTCGCAGCACAAAAACCGTGCCAAGGCCTGGGACATGCTGCGCGCTCGCATGTACGAAGCGGAATTGATGAAGCGGGAAGAAGCTGCCAACGCCGAAGCCGCCTCGAAGACCGACATCGGCTGGGGCCATCAGATTCGCTCCTACGTCCTGCAGCCCTATCAGCTCGTCAAGGATCTGCGCACCGGCGTCGCCAGCACAGCCCCGGATGACGTACTCGACGGCGATCTCAGCGAGTTCATGGAAGCAGCCCTCGCCCACCGCATCAGCGGTGCGGCTGATGCGGTCGTGGACGACGTGGATTAA
- a CDS encoding NAD kinase — protein sequence MSRAFQSVCFLASSAPEAQAAREELIRLYGQTPQEDADIVVALGGDGFMLQTLHNTMNSGKRVYGMNRGSIGFLMNDYRTECLAERIDAAVENAFHPLQMSTRNEDGSTSVALAINEVSLFRQSYQAAKLQVEIDGHVRLPELICDGLMVTTPAGSTAYNLSAHGPILPLEAPLLAITPVSAFRPRRWRGALLPNKVTIDITVLEAGKRPVNAVADNTEVKSVVGVRIAQTEDTTARILSDPDRSWSERILAEQFSD from the coding sequence ATGTCACGCGCTTTTCAATCTGTTTGTTTTCTCGCATCGAGCGCTCCGGAAGCCCAGGCCGCGCGCGAAGAATTGATTCGGCTTTACGGCCAGACGCCGCAGGAAGATGCGGATATTGTCGTTGCGCTCGGCGGCGATGGCTTCATGCTGCAGACGCTGCACAATACGATGAACTCCGGCAAGCGCGTCTATGGTATGAATCGTGGCTCCATCGGCTTCCTGATGAACGATTATCGCACGGAATGCCTGGCAGAACGCATCGATGCGGCGGTCGAAAATGCTTTTCATCCGCTGCAGATGAGCACGCGCAACGAAGACGGCAGCACATCCGTCGCGCTCGCTATCAACGAAGTATCGTTGTTTCGCCAGTCCTATCAGGCGGCGAAGCTTCAGGTCGAGATCGACGGCCATGTCCGTCTGCCGGAGCTGATCTGCGACGGGCTGATGGTGACGACGCCGGCCGGCTCAACGGCCTACAATCTTTCCGCCCACGGCCCCATCCTGCCGCTGGAGGCGCCGCTGCTCGCCATCACCCCCGTCAGTGCTTTCCGCCCGCGCCGTTGGCGCGGCGCCCTGTTGCCCAATAAAGTGACGATCGACATCACCGTGCTGGAGGCAGGAAAACGCCCGGTCAACGCCGTCGCCGACAACACCGAGGTCAAATCGGTCGTGGGCGTCAGGATTGCCCAGACCGAAGACACGACGGCGCGCATCCTGTCGGATCCGGACAGGTCGTGGTCGGAGCGGATATTGGCGGAGCAGTTCTCGGATTGA
- the ftsZ gene encoding cell division protein FtsZ — protein MTDAKSGIAALRPHITVIGVGGGGGNAINNMIAENLAGVDFIAANTDAQVLATSKASRRIQLGANVTEGLGAGSLPEVGRAAAEESIDEIMDHLHGSHMCFVTAGMGGGTGTGAAPVIAQAARSAGILTVGVVTKPFTFEGNRRMKTANLGIEALQQAADTVIVIPNQNLFHIADAKTTFEDAFLTADRVLYSGVGCITDLIVKEGLINLDFADVKSVMRGMGRAMMGTGEATGEGRAMKAAEAAIANPLLNDVSMRGAKGVLVSISGGSDMTLFEVDEAASRIRDEVQGDAEIVIGAIFDPNLDGRFRLSVVATGLDGHRPLDPMDAFVQDLEQKPTLQ, from the coding sequence ATGACGGACGCCAAGAGCGGCATCGCAGCCTTAAGGCCACACATAACGGTAATTGGCGTAGGCGGTGGCGGCGGAAATGCGATCAATAACATGATTGCCGAAAATTTGGCGGGTGTAGACTTCATTGCGGCAAACACGGACGCTCAGGTCCTCGCGACATCAAAAGCATCACGCCGCATCCAACTCGGAGCAAATGTAACAGAAGGTCTCGGTGCAGGTTCGCTGCCGGAGGTTGGACGCGCGGCTGCCGAGGAATCGATCGATGAGATCATGGATCATCTGCACGGTTCACACATGTGCTTCGTCACGGCTGGAATGGGCGGCGGAACAGGGACGGGTGCTGCACCGGTGATCGCTCAAGCCGCCCGTTCGGCTGGCATCCTGACCGTGGGCGTCGTCACGAAACCGTTTACCTTCGAGGGCAATCGCCGCATGAAGACAGCGAATCTTGGCATCGAGGCGCTGCAGCAGGCGGCCGATACAGTCATCGTAATTCCCAATCAGAATCTGTTTCACATTGCCGATGCAAAGACCACTTTCGAGGATGCCTTCCTGACTGCCGATCGCGTGCTTTATTCCGGGGTTGGATGCATCACTGATCTCATCGTCAAGGAAGGGCTGATCAACCTTGATTTCGCTGATGTGAAATCGGTCATGCGTGGGATGGGCCGAGCTATGATGGGCACGGGCGAAGCCACTGGCGAAGGCAGGGCAATGAAAGCGGCCGAAGCGGCAATCGCGAACCCCTTGCTGAATGACGTTTCAATGAGAGGTGCCAAGGGTGTTCTAGTCTCGATCTCCGGTGGTTCGGATATGACACTCTTCGAGGTGGACGAGGCAGCGAGCCGCATTCGGGACGAAGTACAAGGTGACGCGGAAATCGTCATCGGTGCAATCTTCGACCCCAACCTTGACGGCAGGTTCCGTCTGTCTGTTGTGGCGACTGGATTGGATGGTCATCGACCCCTGGATCCGATGGACGCCTTCGTTCAGGATTTGGAGCAAAAGCCTACGCTGCAGTAG
- a CDS encoding class I SAM-dependent methyltransferase translates to MFLSNIRKFIFHELRSVEGYIDPPDALVYLSILERQRENDLGGGIAEIGVYFGRSYFLLKKIASPEDRVLGIDLFDIGEMSDGISEQYRSFLENGDRLGLPVNEDLLVVGDSADLSPKDVLSKVGEVRFFSVDGGHMLPNLVADSQLAKETTADHGVIVFDDTFNPAWPEVTVGVADFLRNHDGAFSAFCMTKYKTYVCRREFHDFYRAAILRAPHLRAFDLTETQFLGSDAIRLHNPFGRRILYEFMTRSGMSAISERAYRCH, encoded by the coding sequence ATGTTTCTATCGAATATCCGTAAATTCATCTTCCACGAGCTGCGAAGCGTGGAAGGATATATCGATCCGCCGGATGCCCTTGTTTATCTCTCTATTTTGGAACGTCAGCGAGAAAATGACCTGGGCGGCGGTATTGCTGAAATCGGTGTCTATTTCGGCCGCTCTTATTTTCTCCTGAAAAAGATCGCCTCCCCTGAAGATCGTGTGCTCGGCATCGATCTCTTCGATATCGGGGAGATGTCGGATGGCATTTCCGAGCAATACCGATCATTTCTCGAGAATGGCGACCGGCTCGGCCTGCCGGTCAACGAGGACCTGCTCGTGGTCGGGGATAGCGCGGATCTGTCTCCGAAAGATGTATTGAGCAAGGTCGGCGAGGTGCGCTTCTTCAGTGTCGACGGCGGGCACATGCTGCCGAATCTCGTGGCCGACAGCCAGCTGGCAAAGGAAACGACCGCCGATCACGGTGTCATCGTCTTCGACGATACTTTCAATCCCGCCTGGCCGGAAGTCACCGTCGGCGTCGCCGATTTTCTCCGCAACCATGACGGGGCCTTCTCGGCCTTCTGCATGACCAAATACAAGACCTATGTCTGCCGGCGCGAATTTCATGATTTCTATCGCGCAGCAATCCTGCGGGCGCCGCATCTCAGAGCCTTTGACCTGACGGAAACGCAATTTCTGGGGTCCGACGCCATCCGCCTGCATAATCCCTTCGGCCGGCGCATTCTTTATGAATTCATGACTCGCTCGGGTATGAGCGCCATTTCGGAGCGCGCATACCGTTGCCATTAG
- a CDS encoding protease inhibitor Inh/omp19 family protein, whose product MIRSFSLAAASAALILATGQPAGAVDDELIKAQAGTWLLAPESGAKGCHLTFETSPAAGGYAINGADACAAALPAFVKAAAWNFGEDGSLALTDATQKVVARFQQEEEGSPWEIEEGDPMWLLPALGDVDHVPTIASVAGTWQIQQPDGKAICSVTLSSDTDPDGTPKMSPGSDCPADIGNLKLSLWVMEGFGLVMMGTDGSSLSFDMRPDGTFQKSEEEEGQPMVLVRKQGG is encoded by the coding sequence TTGATCCGTAGTTTTAGCCTCGCGGCCGCTTCTGCCGCCCTCATTCTCGCCACCGGCCAACCGGCAGGCGCCGTCGATGACGAACTTATCAAGGCGCAAGCCGGGACATGGCTGCTGGCACCCGAAAGCGGCGCCAAGGGCTGCCACCTCACCTTCGAAACCAGTCCGGCGGCTGGCGGCTACGCCATCAACGGCGCGGATGCCTGCGCCGCCGCCCTGCCCGCATTTGTCAAGGCGGCCGCCTGGAATTTCGGCGAGGACGGATCGCTAGCTCTCACCGACGCGACGCAGAAAGTAGTCGCTCGTTTCCAGCAAGAAGAAGAAGGTTCGCCCTGGGAAATCGAAGAGGGCGATCCGATGTGGCTGTTGCCGGCGCTTGGCGATGTCGACCATGTCCCGACCATCGCAAGTGTGGCCGGCACATGGCAGATCCAGCAGCCTGACGGCAAAGCCATCTGCAGCGTCACGCTCTCCAGCGATACCGACCCGGATGGAACACCCAAAATGTCACCGGGCAGCGACTGCCCCGCCGACATAGGCAATCTCAAGCTTTCCCTCTGGGTCATGGAGGGTTTCGGCCTGGTGATGATGGGCACGGACGGCTCTTCGCTCTCTTTCGACATGAGGCCGGATGGCACCTTCCAGAAATCCGAGGAGGAAGAGGGACAACCTATGGTCCTGGTCCGCAAACAGGGCGGTTAA
- the rlmB gene encoding 23S rRNA (guanosine(2251)-2'-O)-methyltransferase RlmB, whose product MSKDRTSGRSGPENTTGDKSAKDTHYATLRRAHRDAKRERGEIPTPPPQKRKRAGADDWKPPALAPDQVYLYGLHTVRAALANPERKNIKLSATQNALVRLEIGPVEELGIPVEIVSPQDIDKVLGPEAIHQGVMLETRPLPVRRLEVLKDSPLLLVLDQVTDPHNVGAIMRSAVAFDAGAVITTQRHSPTESGVLAKSASGALELIPYIQITNLADALGELHRLGFVTIGLDSEGPAPLEGTFSGEKVALVLGSEGKGLRQKTRETVNALARLDMPGAIKSLNVSNAAAIALYAARSYLKT is encoded by the coding sequence ATGAGCAAAGACAGAACATCCGGCCGTTCCGGCCCCGAAAACACCACTGGCGATAAGTCGGCCAAGGACACGCATTACGCCACCCTGCGGCGCGCGCATCGCGATGCCAAGCGTGAGCGTGGCGAAATCCCGACGCCGCCGCCCCAAAAGCGCAAGCGGGCCGGCGCGGACGATTGGAAGCCGCCGGCACTGGCTCCCGACCAGGTCTATCTCTATGGCCTGCATACGGTTCGCGCGGCCCTTGCCAACCCCGAGCGGAAGAACATCAAGCTGTCTGCAACGCAAAACGCACTTGTGCGGCTTGAGATCGGACCGGTCGAGGAACTCGGCATTCCCGTCGAAATCGTCTCGCCGCAGGATATCGACAAGGTACTTGGTCCCGAAGCGATCCATCAGGGCGTGATGCTGGAGACGCGTCCCCTGCCCGTCCGCCGCCTGGAGGTATTGAAGGACAGCCCGCTGCTGCTGGTGCTCGATCAGGTCACCGATCCGCATAATGTCGGCGCCATCATGCGCTCGGCCGTTGCCTTCGACGCCGGCGCCGTCATCACCACTCAGCGTCATAGCCCGACCGAATCGGGCGTGCTGGCGAAATCCGCTTCCGGTGCGCTGGAGCTGATACCCTACATACAGATCACCAATCTCGCCGATGCGCTCGGCGAGCTTCACCGGCTCGGCTTCGTCACCATCGGCCTTGATTCGGAAGGGCCGGCACCACTCGAAGGCACGTTTTCGGGCGAGAAAGTTGCCCTTGTCCTTGGCTCCGAAGGCAAGGGGCTGCGCCAGAAAACGCGCGAGACGGTAAATGCGCTGGCGCGGCTCGACATGCCGGGCGCCATCAAATCACTCAATGTCTCGAACGCGGCCGCAATCGCCCTTTATGCAGCGCGGTCTTATCTGAAAACCTAG
- a CDS encoding DUF3597 domain-containing protein, producing the protein MGIFAKIKSAIWGEAKAAEVAPASTQATTAGGAATATPAQAPSSAGSAPTTSAQTAPAAAAPVDVASILDAAVKKGGQKLDWKHSIVDLMKALGMDASLAERKELAQELGYTGDAGDSAKMNMFLHKALMKKLSENGGKVPADLLD; encoded by the coding sequence ATGGGAATTTTTGCCAAAATCAAAAGCGCCATCTGGGGCGAGGCGAAGGCGGCGGAAGTTGCGCCTGCGTCCACTCAAGCAACCACTGCCGGTGGGGCTGCGACAGCCACGCCCGCACAGGCACCTTCTTCTGCGGGATCGGCACCAACCACGAGTGCGCAGACCGCACCGGCGGCAGCCGCGCCGGTGGATGTCGCGTCGATTCTGGATGCGGCCGTTAAGAAGGGTGGCCAAAAGCTCGACTGGAAACATTCGATTGTCGATCTCATGAAGGCGCTCGGCATGGATGCAAGCCTCGCAGAACGCAAGGAGCTTGCACAGGAACTGGGCTACACCGGCGACGCCGGGGATTCCGCGAAGATGAACATGTTCCTGCACAAGGCTCTAATGAAAAAACTCTCGGAGAATGGCGGCAAAGTACCGGCAGATCTGCTTGATTGA
- the tuf gene encoding elongation factor Tu yields MAKSKFERNKPHVNIGTIGHVDHGKTSLTAAITKFFGEFKAYDQIDAAPEEKARGITISTAHVEYETAARHYAHVDCPGHADYVKNMITGAAQMDGAILVCSAADGPMPQTREHILLARQVGVPAIVVFLNKVDQVDDAELLELVELEVRELLSSYDFPGDDIPVVKGSALAALEDSNKEIGENAIRELMAAVDAYIPTPERPIDQPFLMPIEDVFSISGRGTVVTGRVERGIVKVGEEVEIVGIRPTSKTTVTGVEMFRKLLDQGQAGDNIGALIRGVNRDGVERGQILAKPGTVKPHKKFKAEAYILTKEEGGRHTPFFTNYRPQFYFRTTDVTGIVTLPEGTEMVMPGDNITVDVELIVPIAMEEKLRFAIREGGRTVGAGIVASIVE; encoded by the coding sequence ATGGCAAAGAGTAAGTTTGAGCGCAATAAGCCGCACGTTAACATCGGCACGATCGGCCACGTTGACCACGGCAAGACGTCTCTGACGGCAGCGATCACGAAGTTCTTCGGTGAGTTCAAGGCGTATGACCAAATCGACGCGGCACCGGAAGAAAAGGCTCGTGGCATCACGATTTCGACGGCTCACGTTGAATATGAGACGGCTGCCCGTCACTATGCGCACGTCGACTGCCCCGGCCACGCTGACTATGTGAAGAACATGATCACGGGTGCGGCGCAGATGGACGGCGCGATCCTGGTTTGCTCGGCTGCCGACGGCCCGATGCCGCAGACGCGCGAACACATCCTGCTCGCCCGCCAGGTTGGCGTTCCGGCGATCGTTGTGTTCCTGAACAAGGTCGACCAGGTTGACGACGCCGAGCTTCTGGAGCTCGTCGAGCTTGAAGTTCGCGAACTGCTGTCGTCCTACGACTTCCCGGGCGACGACATTCCGGTTGTCAAGGGTTCGGCGCTTGCAGCTCTGGAAGACAGCAACAAGGAAATCGGCGAAAACGCGATCCGCGAACTGATGGCAGCCGTTGACGCCTACATCCCGACGCCTGAGCGTCCGATCGACCAGCCGTTCCTGATGCCGATCGAAGACGTGTTCTCGATCTCGGGCCGTGGTACGGTTGTGACGGGCCGCGTCGAGCGTGGCATTGTCAAGGTTGGTGAAGAAGTCGAAATCGTCGGCATTCGTCCGACGTCGAAGACGACGGTGACCGGCGTTGAAATGTTCCGCAAGCTGCTCGACCAGGGCCAGGCCGGCGACAACATCGGCGCGCTGATCCGCGGTGTGAACCGCGACGGCGTCGAGCGTGGCCAGATCCTGGCAAAGCCGGGCACTGTTAAGCCGCACAAGAAGTTCAAGGCCGAAGCCTACATCCTGACGAAGGAAGAAGGCGGCCGTCATACGCCGTTCTTCACGAACTACCGTCCGCAGTTCTACTTCCGCACGACGGACGTGACGGGCATCGTGACGCTTCCGGAAGGCACGGAAATGGTTATGCCTGGCGACAACATCACGGTTGACGTCGAGCTGATCGTTCCGATCGCGATGGAAGAAAAGCTGCGCTTCGCGATCCGCGAAGGCGGCCGCACCGTCGGCGCCGGCATCGTCGCTAGCATCGTCGAGTAA